A window of Solanum stenotomum isolate F172 chromosome 3, ASM1918654v1, whole genome shotgun sequence contains these coding sequences:
- the LOC125860533 gene encoding uncharacterized protein LOC125860533, whose translation MSVEVLDGATILSFVEDEEAFSGFIVERFNNLDKDHDGILSYSEMLKELQGLRVFDTHFGIDVKIDPNEVSRVYSSIFVQFDRDSNGTVDLEEFKQEMKEMMVAMANGLGFLPIQMVLEENSFLKKAVDRELKYYSI comes from the exons ATGAGTGTAGAGGTTCTTGATGGTGCCACAATCCTTAGCTTCGTGGAAGACGAAGAAGCATTCAGCGGATTCATCGTTGAGCGCTTCAACAATCTCGATAAAGATCATGATGGCATACTTTCTTATTCAGAAATGTTGAAAGAGTTGCAG GGGTTGAGGGTGTTCGATACACATTTTGGTATTGACGTAAAAATTGATCCAAACGAGGTTTCTCGAGTTTATAGTTCAATTTTCGTTCAGTTCGATCGCGACTCGAACGGGACGGTGGATTTGGAAGAATTTAAACAAGAGATGAAGGAGATGATGGTGGCTATGGCTAATGGTTTAGGGTTCTTGCCAATTCAAATGGTACTTGAAGAGAATAGTTTCTTGAAGAAAGCTGTTGATAGGgaattaaaatattactctatTTAA
- the LOC125860505 gene encoding 5'-adenylylsulfate reductase 3, chloroplastic-like: protein MALAFSSSSVIHGSLSSSSSYEQQQPKVSQMGITQPMDRSRIPLKAVNFTQRSLAMKPLVPLAATIVAPEVEEKAETDDYEKLAKELTNASPLKIMDKALEKFGSEIAIAFSGAEDVALLEYARLTGRPFRVFSLDTGRLNPETYQLFDAVEKHYGIRIEYMFPDAVEVQALVRNKGLYSFYEDGHQECCRIRKVRPLRRALKGLRAWITGQRKDQSPGTRSEIPIVQVDPSFEGLDGGVGSLVKWNPVANVDGNDIWNFLRAMNVPVNSLHSQGYVSIGCEPCTRAVLPGQHEREGRWWWEDSNAKECGLHKANIKDESMNGNGKGTVHANGSAAVADIFDTNDIVSLSRPGIENLLKLENRREPWIVVLYAPWCQFCQAMEGSYVELAEKLASSGVKVAKFRGDGEQKAFAQKELQLGSFPTILFFPRHTSQPIKYPSEKRDVDSLLAFVNALR, encoded by the exons ATGGCTTTGGCTTTCAGTTCTTCAAGTGTAATTCATggttctctttcttcttcatcttcatatGAACAACAACAACCTAAAG tttCACAAATGGGTATCACTCAGCCAATGGATCGGTCTCGAATTCCATTGAAAGCAGTGAATTTTACTCAGAGGAGTTTGGCTATGAAGCCATTAGTTCCATTAGCAGCAACTATTGTTGCTCCTG AGGTGGAAGAGAAAGCAGAGACAGATGATTATGAGAAATTGGCAAAGGAGCTAACAAATGCTTCTCCTTTGAAGATTATGGATAAAGCCCTTGAGAAATTTGGAAGTGAAATTGCCATTGCTTTCAG TGGTGCTGAAGATGTTGCTTTGCTAGAGTATGCTCGTTTAACTGGTCGTCCATTTAGAGTATTCAGCCTTGATACTGGGAGGTTGAATCCAGAAACCTACCAATTATTTGATGCAGTGGAGAAGCACTATGGGATTCGTATTGAATATATGTTCCCTGATGCTGTTGAAGTTCAGGCTTTAGTAAGGAACAAGGGTCTCTACTCTTTCTATGAAGATGGCCACCAAGAATGCTGCCGCATAAGGAAAGTTAGGCCCTTGAGGAGAGCCCTGAAAGGTTTACGTGCCTGGATCACAGGGCAACGTAAAGATCAGTCCCCTGGTACTCGATCTGAAATTCCCATTGTTCAGGTAGACCCTTCGTTCGAGGGTTTAGATGGTGGAGTAGGCAGCTTGGTGAAGTGGAATCCTGTTGCCAATGTGGATGGCAATGATATTTGGAATTTCTTGCGAGCCATGAATGTTCCAGTGAATTCATTGCATTCACAAGGTTATGTTTCCATCGGATGTGAACCTTGCACACGAGCTGTCCTACCTGGCCAACATGAGCGAGAAGGAAGGTGGTGGTGGGAGGATTCCAATGCCAAGGAGTGTGGCTTACATAAGGCCAACATCAAGGACGAAAGCATGAACGGTAATGGAAAGGGCACTGTCCATGCAAATGGTAGTGCTGCTGTTGCTGATATTTTCGACACCAACGACATTGTAAGCTTGAGTAGGCCTGGAATCGAGAACCTATTGAAGTTGGAAAATCGTAGAGAGCCTTGGATTGTTGTTCTTTATGCACCTTGGTGCCAGTTTTGCCAG GCAATGGAAGGATCCTACGTTGAATTGGCGGAGAAGTTGGCGAGTTCAGGTGTGAAAGTAGCAAAATTCAGGGGAGATGGTGAGCAGAAAGCATTTGCACAAAAAGAATTGCAGCTTGGTAGCTTCCCTACAATACTCTTCTTCCCTAGACATACTTCACAGCCCATTAAGTACCCGTCGGAGAAGAGGGATGTAGACTCCTTGCTAGCTTTTGTGAATGCCCTCAGGTGA